From the genome of Anaerotignum faecicola:
AGCGGAATTAAAGGCCGCTACCTCGAAAAAAGAAGAATAGGAGGATGGATAGATGAAAGAATTGTTTTTAATCGCGGTAGGCTCAGCACTCGTGAATAACGTAGTCTTAAGCCAGTTCCTCGGTTTATGTCCATTCCTTGGCGTTTCCAAGAACGTAAAAACTTCTGCAGGCATGGGCGCAGCCGTT
Proteins encoded in this window:
- a CDS encoding electron transport complex subunit RsxA → MKELFLIAVGSALVNNVVLSQFLGLCPFLGVSKNVKTSAGMGAAVIFVITIASFVTSVIYKGILVSLNLEFLQTIVFILVIAALVQ